The following proteins are co-located in the Apium graveolens cultivar Ventura chromosome 5, ASM990537v1, whole genome shotgun sequence genome:
- the LOC141724489 gene encoding alpha-soluble NSF attachment protein-like yields MGDQIARGQEFEKKAEKKLTGWGLFGSKHEDAAEFFEKAANCYKLAKSWDQAGAVFVKLAQCHIKLDSKHEAAGSYADAAHCYKKSNVKEAITCLEQSVNLFMEIGRLSMSARYYKEIAELCEQEQNLEQAMHYYDKAADLFQSEDVSSSANQCKQKIAQFAAQLEHYQRAIDIYEDIARQSLNNNLLKYGVRGHLLNAGICQLCKNDVVAITNALERYEELDPTFSGTREYKLLKDLAASVDEEDVAKFTDAVKEFDSMTKLDAWKTTLLLRVKESLKAKEMEEDDLT; encoded by the exons ATGGGAGATCAAATTGCGAGAGGCCAAGAGTTCGAGAAGAAAGCAGAGAAGAAGCTTACTGGTTGGGGCTTGTTTGGCTCTAAACACGAAGATGCTGCTGAATTCTTTGAAAAAGCTGCCAATTGCTACAAACTCGCCAAATCAT GGGATCAAGCTGGAGCTGTGTTTGTCAAGCTGGCACAGTGTCATATAAAG CTGGATAGCAAACATGAGGCTGCTGGTTCTTATGCTGATGCTGCCCATTGCTATAAGAAgagtaatgttaaag AAGCGATAACTTGTCTAGAACAATCTGTCAATTTGTTTATGGAGATTGGAAGGCTCAGCATGTCAGCAAGATATTACAAG GAAATTGCTGAATTATGTGAGCAAGAACAAAATTTGGAACAGGCTATGCATTATTATGATAAAGCAGCTGATCTTTTTCAAAGTGAGGATGTATCATCTTCCGCAAACCAGTGCAAACAGAAGATTGCTCAATTTGCTGCTCAGCTAGAGCA CTACCAAAGAGCGATTGATATATATGAGGACATAGCACGGCAGTCCCTCAACAACAACTTGTTGAAATATGGGGTTAGAGGTCATCTTCTTAATGCTGGCATTTGTCAGCTTTGTAAAAATGATGTTGTTGCAATTACTAATGCTTTGGAGCGATATGAG GAACTTGACCCTACTTTTTCTGGAACACGAGAATATAAATTGCTTAAG GATTTGGCTGCCTCCGTGGATGAAGAAGATGTTGCTAAGTTtactgatgcagtcaaggaatTTGATAGCATGACCAAACTG